The Vitis vinifera cultivar Pinot Noir 40024 chromosome 1, ASM3070453v1 DNA segment TATAAATAACACACCTGGAGGAGGTATTTACAGTTTTTAAGGTTATTCtgagggcaaaaaaaaaaaaaaaaaaaaaactccttttTCGTAAGTTACAATACAGGGAAAGAATCTGAAAAAATTTGCTGAAGATGCGGTCGGAAAGTTTAGATGATAACTCATGTTCTGTATACAGGAAAGAAATATTCCCCTCTCTATGATAAAAACAAAGCTTCCAAATAATCATCAATATAAGCTAGGCATGGCCAGTGATCAGTTCTAATCCGAACTAAAGTTGAGAGCTCACATACCTCCATTTGAAAAAGGAGATGGAACCTTGGTGGAAGAAATATCAAGACCAGAAAGCACCCAATGTTTCTGTTGCTGATGTTCACATTGCTCTCTCTGTCATCTTCTTCATCAATGTACTTGAGTTGGAGTGGCTCCTCCGCGTAATCAGTAACTGAGGTGGAAACATCTAGGGCTGAATCTGAGGCTCCATCCTTCCAGATGATGTCTCTGATCGCTCCCCCATCCTTTACAATGTTAACAAGGGGTTCACCCATCACACTTACAACAAAGGGTGCCAAGTGGCGCTCAACTGCCCGGATCAAAGACATTGCAGGAACTTCAAGGAGCTTAACAGATCGGGTCCCATTGATTGCTGTCACTCCTTTGCCTCCTTTCAAAGGGAAGGTCTCCCTCCCAGTGTTGGATGAAGTACAACATGCCTCCCACAGAGCATGGAACACTTCTGAGTAATAACCAGGAACTCCATCTTCTGCAATGTCGGCTGGGATAAGGGCCTTGAGAAACATGTCTTCAATGCCCACTGTGATACTCTGAAGCTGTCCACTTATGATCTGACCATTTTCTGCATTTGTTTCAATGGAAACATCAACAAGACCAGGCATTGGTTCCCGTGGTTCCAATTCAATCATTACAGGAGCCCTGaaactttcttcctcttctgAACCATTTTCAACAGGGACAATATCCAATGAGCCCTTTTGACCTGAGGAATAACCATTTGTGGGAGGTTCACCAAGTAAAAAGGGTATGTGAAATGATGGGATAGACCCATAAGGTGCCGAAGATGAAAACGTGAGCACAGTTGCATATATGGCAGGAAGTGCATCTACACCATCCAAATCAGCAGCAGGCACATCAGCCCCCCATACACGATTGAAGGGCTCAGATTTAAATCTCAAACTACAGGATATTCTAATCTTAAGCCCTGGCATGTGTCTGAAATCCGGAATACATGAAAAATGCCGCCTCAATATTCCTAGGATCTCTGAAATCTTTGAATCCATCACACGTAAAGGCTCCTGTGGATGATCAATTTTTTCAGTCTCAGAGATGATTTGTATACTACTACTGCCATCAACCTCCCTTTCCATGTCAACTGGGGGTTCACTGTCCATGATATTCTCCAGATAACCAGGTTTGTCACCCCCAATACCCAAAGTTGGCAAAGACAAGGACCAAGATTGTTTTACAAGCAGTGGTATAACACGCTCAAGGTGAATGTAAGAAGAGATATTCCTGGATTTCTTAAGATCACGAGAAGGCCGAGGAGACTGAACATTGAAGAATGAGCTGGTATGTGGAGATGGCGCAATTCCAGGGAGTTGTGCCCTGAGGTTCAATATGTGTCTAAGCTTCTTTCCTGGTATACAGATCAGCATCCGCAGGTAGATCCTGAAAAATGCCACAGTTAATGAGAGATACAAATGATAcaattttctccttttcttttgacAAGCTAATTAATGGTTTTTCTCTCCTTGCACATCCTTTATGCTGTTCTTAGCCATATCCACTCTTTTCTTCATAAAGAAATGTAACTTAACCCTGTTATGCAGATAGGAAAGGAATAATTAAGAATAgaacaaaggaaaaaacaattcCCTTTATCATACCTTGCATTGTCCCGAACCTCTAAATCAGGAAAATACAGGCAAGTGAATGCAAGGAGACGAGATAATCCAAGGAATAATCTAGAACTATGGTGGTGTATCATCAACGTCCGGCAAATGCCAAGAACTTTACTTCCCAGAGACCAAGATTTCAATCCCGTATCTGGGCCATGTTTTTCAACAAGGGAAACAATAAATTTGGTAAGCAGCTCCAACAATCCACAAGCGGGAACGGTATCATTCTCAGCAATTCTATCAAAAATTGGGAAATAAGAAGCCAATCTATAGTCTATGGTGGCTTTTGGAAGCAAATGCTGATCAAATGTCTGAAGCAAGCGTTCTCCCAACCAACGATGCTTGTGACAGAGCAACAAACGGTCAACAAAAGCAACAATTACTGGAACCAATCTCTGAAACTCCAATGTCATCTCCACAAGCAGCCTCTGCAAAATTCGAATTCAGACATCAGATTACTGGAGAAGATCCCATCTCTGGATAGTTATGGAACAGGTACACATAGAAGTTTAGGTGTGCTTCCAAATATAAGGTGCTCAGTAGAAGGCAGCAGAGCGTAGTTAACTACTTGATAGTCCCtggtacatttttaaaaaatcccaccACTGATTTGACTGGGCTCTTTATTACTACAAGAAAAGTAGAAAAGTGGATGAAAACCATACAGGCATACAGTTTAACTAACACCATCCTGTCTCAGCATGTTTTTCatcatgatattttttatatattatttccatCATCTGATTTCTTGTGTTAATGACTGAAGAGGCCAAATGTAGCTTAAAGGTCATTCAAGTGTATCAGAAGCCAATGAGCTAACAGGTATACATGCATTAATAAAATGTCTAAAGGGAGAGCAAACCCTGGTACATAGGAAGTATAGAGAGAATGCCTAAGTAGCAAAACGAAAAGGCAAACCTCACAAACCTTGGACCATGGACTTTAAGCCACACCACAATGAATGAGCATGTGATCAGATAACTCTGTATCTTGTTTGTTCATGCAAAACCAATTATTGGAGTCCAATCCCCATCTCATTAGCTGATCAATTGTGAGGATCTTCTCCCAGAAACATCATTAACAAAGAAACCAACCTTGGATGGAGCAAAAGAACACCGTACCtctgaaaagaaaagaaaagaactgtTGCAAGTAAGAACAAAGCCCTTACAGAAGGATTTAACTGAGAAGCTGCCTACTTTGGATAATCTCCACACCAATCTATCCTTCTTGCCCCTCATCAACTACCATGTTCTAAGTTCTAGACAGGagatctgataaaaaaaaaaagggttctaGACAGACAGGAATGATTCCATCAATTCCAGCTCCCTCtccttttttaattaataatgacCATGGTCAACCTCCCTGTTTCAATAATCAGCaactatttatcattttaataatcAACAACTATAGCTTCTTGGTTCACTATGATCCTGCACATATCCAAGAAAACACCTTAACTAAACAAACATCAGACAAAATTTGATTGTAAGCATATTGCCATGGAGATGGGGATCAAAGAATGGAAGTCAACCACCCTTTTCTAATTGCATTATGTATGCCCAAACCTACGAATGACCACCAACACACCCTAGCCTATATCTGTCTAGTGCAATCCTCCAAAGCCATTCCCCTAACAGTGCCTTATTAATGGCTAAAAGAAGGCTCCTAATCCCTAATACATCCTTATCCTAATGGAAGCAAACTATCATCCATATGAGCCAATTGCATTTCTCTTTAAATCCCCTGtaccccaaagaaaatctcttcaAAGCTTCTCCAGACCATCTCAGACTGATGTAGAGAACTaggtaattaattaataaatagaaacttACCCAATAAACACTAGAATAGGGAGTCATGCAGTCCGGGCGATTCCCTGTGTTTGGAACGATACTGTAGGGCTTTGGATTTGAGAGCAAATAGACGAAGATCCCTCTGCCTAGACTGTGAAGAGGACGATGGGCTTGGAATGAGAAAGAAGAGGGCAATAATGTTAGGGCTTTAGTAGCGAATCTGTCTTTTGCTCGTTTGTTCAAATCCGTCACTGGTACTGATTGCTTCCAGTTTACCAAGTGATTCCAGTCTCCCAAACAGCTCAATGGTTCAAATGATCCAATAATACATGCACACTTATTGTTGGTTCAACTGACTGCATGGTTCAAGCATATCATCCAAAACATGGTGAAGGTTATCGTGGAGAGGAAGACCTTCTTGGTCAAGTTGGTAGGCGAGCAAGAAGGAACTTGGTGTTCGATCACAGAGCACAGTAGAGGCGCTAATTTCGTCctaggttttgaaaaggaagcAGTCGGGTGGATGATCAAGCATTTGACGAAAGCCATAGAAATGGAGGGTCACCTAGGTTTTAACAGAAAATTCAGGGGAAAACATTGTGCCCACTTGATGGAAGTTGGCTTCAATGACTATGGAAGGTTCATAAGGATATCAGAGTTTGCTACCAAGAGAAGATATTGCTGTTTGATGATTCCAGAGGGCGAGGAGGGCAGCGGGTGGGAGAATATCAGAAGGGCGCTGTCTTCAATGTTGGTGGTCCCCTCGGCGAATACAGTTGAAAAAGGAAGGCAACACAGAGGAGAAGGTTCCTCACAAAATCTTGTGGGTCCCTTACATAGGTCTTTTGCGAAAGTGGTCAGTGGTGAAGGATCAAGAGAAGGTGGCATTATTTCTGTCGGGAGATGGGCGCGTGCAGTGGTGTGTGAATGCATTGAGGATAGGGTTAACTGGGTTGAGGTTGGCCGTGTGGTGGCGAGAAAATTAGGGAAGAAAGGCGTAGTCACGATTGTACCATTCTCAGGCGGAAAAGGAGTTTTCTTCGTCGAAACAACAGAGGAAGCTACCTTTCTTCAAGACTTGAGGAAGTTACGGGTTGAGGGGAGGATTTCAGTACAGATGAGAAGATGGTCGCCGAAGGAAAATGCGGAAATAGAGGGGAAATTCAGAGGAGGCTGGATCGAACTACGGGGGTTACCATTTCACCTCTGGTCTGAGGTACACTTGAAGAAAATAGTGGAGCAATGGGGGACGGTGACTGAAATTGATTGGCGCACATTAAAATTGTTCGATCTTAGCAAGGCGAGGGTAAGAATCGCAATGAAAGAAAGGACAGTCCTACCGGCTTTACTCGAGGTGACAGATGGGGAGTGGGTGTTTACAGTTGCCGTCGTAGTGGTCGGAGAAGAAGATTGCCGAAGAGGTAGCGTAAAGGGCGAGTCGACTCGGGAGGCCTTTGCATCTAACACGGGGACAGGTGGAGGAAGACGGGAGGAGAAAATCAGATCAACGGCTGGAGGAAGATGCCGTGTCGAGGAGGATAATAGGACGAGGAAGGGGGAAGAAAGAGGTATGGCTGTGGTTGTTGCAGAGGGGACACGTAGCAAAGGAGTGCAGGCACAGTCGTTGCccaatttgaattcaaataaaaaggaTGTTGGGCCGTTTGAGAAGAAGGAAGGGGGTGGGGAAAGGGTCGGAGGGGACGAGGCCTCCGCTGTTGAGGACCGCCGGGCCTATGAGAGGAAGGCCCAGCCTCCATCTAAGTGTGGCTCTACAGTTGAAAAAGTGGACTGCAGTTATAAAGGCCCGTCGGGGTTGGGCCTTAGCCCAAGAGGAAATGACCCAGTGGAGATGGAGGCGTTGTCAGGAACTGGAAATGAGTCACCCGCAGTGGGAAAGGGGAAAATAGTTTCTGGATATAGTCTTGAGGCTCAGACCAGTAGTCCCGCGAAGAAGAAAGCGACGATCGATTCAAAAAAGCTGTGGTCTATCCTTCTCCCTCCAAGCTCTGAGCGCCGACAAGGCCTTCGGTGTCGCAGCGAGAATCTTTTGAGCGAGAAGGACAAGGTAGTCTTCGATGTGAACCCAGAAGGTGTGGATTTAGGGGCCGATTACCTGGCGGGAAGAGGTTTAAGTGCGAGTCCTCTATTCTCTCGCCGTTATTCAAGGATCTGGAAGCATCGCCTTGGGGAAAGGGCTTCGACATCACAAAACGAAGCGGCCCAGCACAATCTATTCTCCGACGACTAtatggaaggatttttgggccgAGTGGGGTCCGATCCTCGTGGCGGAACAGTCATGGTGTTGCCTTCTACTCCAAAAACCAGAGGTAAAGGGCTAAGATTTTTGGGGAATTGTGGATTGTTGGCCGCAGAAAATCTGGAGGTAACCCCGTCTTCAATTTTTCAGTCTCCCTCATCTCATCTCCCTCCTTCTTTTGGTTCCATTACTCCATTCTTGAGTCCTGCTGCCCCCACTCTTCCCAGATCAGTCATTCAGTCTCTGGATCCTTTGGAGAACCGAGAAAAGTCCGAATTTTTTGACATAAAAGGTGACGATGGTACTGTGGGTCAAAATAGTGTTGGCTTCCCTAACCTCGTTGTGGAGGTGAACCAAATTGCTCATCCTAGCCAGATGACGGACAGTGTTAACCCAGTGATGCCTAATACCAATCCATCTCCTATTCAGACTACAGTTAGTCAGAGAGTGGTTGCGGGTTCCCCAACTGGAGAGTTCCAAATAGAAGGAATTTCTCCTAGAAAAATGGCAAAAATACGCGACGTCTTAAAGACTCTGGATATAAAAGTATACTCCAGGAGGAAGAGCAGATGTTCCAAAGGTCTGTGAGATGAGATGAATCTGGTTTGGAGGTTTAGGGTCCGTGTGTTTAATCCATGAAGATAATCAGTTGGAATACCAGGGGGTTGGGTTCATGGAAAAAGAGAAGGGTAGTTAAAGACTTTCTGAGATCGGAAAAACCAGATAtagtgatgattcaggaaacaaaaaaggcaGAGTGTGACAGGAGGTTTGTGGGTAGCGTGTGGACAGCCATAAATAAGGAATGGGCAGTCCTTCCGGCGTGCGGGGCTTCGGGGGGGATTTTGGTCATGTGGGACTCTAAAAAGTTGCACAGTGAGGAGGTGGTATTAGGTTCCTTTTCGGTCTCAGTCAAGTTTGCAGTGGATGGAAGTGAACAGTTTTGGTTATCAACTGTCTATGGCCCAAATAGCACAGctcttaggaaggatttttgggagGAGCTCTCAGACATTTTTGGTCTTTCTTCCCCATGCTGGTGCGTGGGTGGAGATTTCAATGTCATAAGGAGATgttcagaaaaattgggtgGTGGTCGATTGACCCCAAGCATGAAGGACTTGGATGACTTTATAAGAGAAAACGAACTGATCGATCCTCCTTTAAGGAGTGcatcattcacttggtcaaacatgcaagagcaTCCTGTGTGCAAGAGATTAGACCGGTTTctctactcaaatgagtgggaacaATTATTCCCGCAAAGTCTCCAAGATGTTCTTCCTAGATGGACGTCGGATCACTGGCCGATAGTCTTGGAAACCAATCCGTTCAAGTGGGGCCCAACTCcatttaggtttgagaatatgtggttacaTCATCCAAGTTTTAAGGAGAGCTTTGGAAGTTGGTGGAGGGAGTTTCAAGGAGATgggtgggaaggtcacaagttcatgaggaaactTCAATTCCTTAAGGCCaaattgaaagagtggaataagaaTGCTTTTGGTGACctaattgaaaggaaaaaatgcaTTTTGTTAGATATAGCTAACTTTGACTCCATGGAGCAAGAAGGGGGTCTCTCTCCTGAACTTTTAATCCAAAGAGCCGTAAGGAAAGGGGAGTTAGAGGAGTTGATCTTaagggaagaaattcattggagacaaaaagctagggtgaaatgggttaaagaaggggattgtaattcaaaatttttccataaagtggctaatggcaggagaaataggaaatttatcaaggtgttggagaatgaaagaggcTTGGTGTTGGATAATTCAGATAGCATCAAAGAGGAAATTTTAAGGTATTTTGAAAAGCTCTATGCTAGTCCTTCCGGAGAAtcttggagagttgaaggcttagattggtcTCCTATATCTAGTGAGAGTGCGTCTAGGTTGGAATTCccttttactgaagaagagatttctaaggccatttttcagatGGATAGGGATAAAGCTCCAGGGCCTGATGGTTTTACTattgcagtgtttcaagattgttgggatgtgattaaggaggatttagTGAGAGTGTTCGATGAGTTTCACAGAAGTGGGATAATTAATCAAAGTCCTTCATAGTTCTGTTACCTAAaaaaagtatggcaaagaagtTATCAGACTATAGACCCATTAGCTTGATCACAAGTCTTTACAAGATTATTGCCAAAGTGTTAgcagggcgtctaagaggggtactTCATGAAACTATCCATTCCACTCAGggagcttttgttcaagggagacaaattttggacgCAGTcctcatagccaatgagatagtggatgagaaaaaacgatcaggggaggaaggagttgtcttta contains these protein-coding regions:
- the LOC100249600 gene encoding uncharacterized protein LOC100249600 — translated: MTEKPPLKYLSPQDWELLIEDFQYDVVRREKWTSHYSPLSILDLALSSILRKDFPLKLSLISFLEEFSDSLFRNFEVQLALDRLIDAVRSVVQAPHDAVSFSSALKERMVVAVTSILICIGNDVEVCLGQLESLVELLLTIVNRPSHGADRQMRAVACECLRELERAFPCLLAEIAGHIWGLCQSERTHASQSYILLFTLVIHNIVTRKVNVSILNTSVPLVPFNVPQFVVGGSSREVSGLNFKELRRVMAFLLESPQILTPSAMMEFMSLVMPVALVLELQASMLKVQFSGLLYSYDPMLCHVVLMIYSRFVDAFDGQEASIARRLVLISREAQLPLVFRLLALHWLLGFIGLVPDSGGRKKQSIVEIGLGFFYPSVFDPLALKSLKLDLLASCAICLNTLSADNMGGGSSEVAGPRVSVVKLFEDGLVSVSAFKWLPPWSTETAVAFRTFHKFLIGARSHSDTDSSTNRTLMESTIFHTLERLLVEMTLEFQRLVPVIVAFVDRLLLCHKHRWLGERLLQTFDQHLLPKATIDYRLASYFPIFDRIAENDTVPACGLLELLTKFIVSLVEKHGPDTGLKSWSLGSKVLGICRTLMIHHHSSRLFLGLSRLLAFTCLYFPDLEVRDNARIYLRMLICIPGKKLRHILNLRAQLPGIAPSPHTSSFFNVQSPRPSRDLKKSRNISSYIHLERVIPLLVKQSWSLSLPTLGIGGDKPGYLENIMDSEPPVDMEREVDGSSSIQIISETEKIDHPQEPLRVMDSKISEILGILRRHFSCIPDFRHMPGLKIRISCSLRFKSEPFNRVWGADVPAADLDGVDALPAIYATVLTFSSSAPYGSIPSFHIPFLLGEPPTNGYSSGQKGSLDIVPVENGSEEEESFRAPVMIELEPREPMPGLVDVSIETNAENGQIISGQLQSITVGIEDMFLKALIPADIAEDGVPGYYSEVFHALWEACCTSSNTGRETFPLKGGKGVTAINGTRSVKLLEVPAMSLIRAVERHLAPFVVSVMGEPLVNIVKDGGAIRDIIWKDGASDSALDVSTSVTDYAEEPLQLKYIDEEDDRESNVNISNRNIGCFLVLIFLPPRFHLLFQMEVCELSTLVRIRTDHWPCLAYIDDYLEALFLS